The window GCGCATGGCCAGGCGCACCCGCTCGCCGGTTCTCTCCGGGGCGGGACCCACCCGCGCCATCGCCCAGTCGAGCAGGCGCTCCGCCTCCATGTCCGTCAGCCCGCTCCGCCAGCTCTCGTCCTCCAGCACCCGCTCCAGCCAGGCCGCCAGCCTGGGCTCCAGCGTCCGTTTTTCCTCCCACGGGCTCAATGCCAGCCTCCCACGATCTGCGGAAGGGCGATCCGCAACGTGTAGGGCGCAGGCTCGGTGGTGAACCGCGCCAGCGCCGAGATCGCCAGCACCACCCGGCGATCCGGCCCCGCCTCGACGAGCCCCTCCCCGGTCCCGTCCGGCCGCAGGGGCAGCCGCTCCACCCGGGCCTCCCCGTCCCTCCGGAGGCGGAGGACCTGGAGGACGAAGCGCACGGGGACCTCCGGGGCGACCCGGGCCCAGCCCTCGGCCTCCCACCCGGCCTCCTCCTCGGCCCCATCCCGGAGCCCGATCTCCGGGATCTCGATGGCGTCTAAGGCCACCCCGGGGCGGTTGACCGCATCGTCGGTGACCACTTCGAAGCGCAGGCGGATCACCTGCCCTGCGTAGGGGGTGAGATCCACCGTCTCGGTGATCCAGCGCGGCCTCTCCCCTCCTCCGCTCACCCCCGTGTAGCCCCACCCCAGGTTGTTGTGATTGGGGTTCGCGTCGGTCCCCGAGGGCGTGCGCAACATCGTCCAGCGCTGCCCTCCATCCGTGGAGACGCTGACGTAGGCGTAATCCCAACCCTCCTCCAGATCATACCAGATGCGATAGCGCAGAGTGGCCCGTGGGACTCCCCGCAGATCGACGATGCGGGTCAAGCGGGGGTTGCTGTCGTCCCCCCGGACCGCATACCAGAACCGTCGGCCCTCGAAGGGGGAGGCGGCGACCAGGGGGAGGACGGAGGAGCCCCGGAAGGAAAGGGCCAGGGTCCGCCCGGCCGGGAGCTCGATGTAATCCGTGGCGTAAGGGAACACCGTGTCCCGGATCTCCTGCGGGAGGCGGTTCACCCGGACGGCCCGCCGGGGCTCCGGAAGCTGCAACGCCCGGTAGCGCGGCCCCGAGGGGGGCTCAGCGTGATCCAGGAAGTTTGCCGCGACCCATTCCAGAAAGAAGGCGTCGGCGTCCTCGCCCGCTCCCCGCTCGCGCAGCACCGCGTCCACGGCCTCCAGGCCGTTCTCCGGGTGGGCCACCAGACGCCGCGTGGCCTCCTCCCCGAAGCGCTCCAGGAAGTATTCCAGGAAAAGAAAAGCGGCCCCGTAGTGCTCCGCGTTCCCCTCCTCCTGAGTCCCCCAGGTGTTCAGCTGGGTGTCGGGCTGACCCAGGAAGGCGCTCTCGAAGCCGCCCACATCGTAGCCGCTGAGGAAGGCGGCCAGCTCCGAGGCCCCTTCGTTCAGCCAGGTCTCCTCGTTGCGATCGTGATACCAGTGGATCATGTGCTGGAACTCGTGGGCCAGCACCCCGTGATAGAAGTCGGAGTTCACAGACACGCTATCCAGGTTGATGTAGAACATCTCCGCCTCGTTGGAGTCGGTCCGCACGGCCCTGGGGAACTCATCCTTGCTGGCGTAATAGCCCGCCACGCCCCCCAGCCCGCCGGCGTGGAGGATGAAGAGATGCGGATCGCAATCCACGCCGGGCGTCCATTCGCTCCCGAAGAATTCGCGGACGGTCGGGTAGGTCCGCTGCTCGAAGATCTCGGCGGCCGCCCGCAGATCCGCCGGGTCCACCGTCCGCCCCTCCTCCACCCAGAGATACGCATGGGGGGTCTTCTCCCGCAGGACCGCCGTGACGGTGAAGGTCTCGTTCGTGTCGTTGTTGGAGGCCAGGAAGGCTCGCCGGGCGCCGAGGGGAAGGTCCCGCTCCGGCCGGCAGGCCGTCTCCGGGGTGTCAGGCGGGAGGCCGAGATACCGCACCGCCAGATCCCGCAGGTCCCGCACCGGAGGGTCTGCCTGCAGGAGCGCCCGGAGCGTCTCCGTGGCGTCTGGGGTCCCGGCAGGGGTGGGGGTCCCCCAGGGGGCGGTCGCCGGGATCGTCGGCGTGGGGGTTGGGCCGGGCACCCCGCCGCGCCCGCACAGCCCTCCCAGGACCAGCGCCAGAAAGAACCAGCGGATGATCCCCGTTCGAGTCATCAAGGGCTCCGGAGGGAATCCAGGCTCTGGCTCTATCATAATCCCACCCCTCGGGATGGGTGTGTCCCGATTTTGTCGGGCCTGGCCGCCTTGTAGGACAACTGCGAGCAGTTGTCCTACGATTTTGGGACCCACCCCTCGGGATGGCGCTTCCCCCCTGCGCGGTGTCCGGGAGGTCCTGAAGCGCCCCGCTCATCGATCCGCTCGCCTCCGACCGCGCCTTACCGCTGATGTGGATGGGATCATGCGCCGGTCTGTCGAGGAGTTGCCGGAGCTGATCGCAGCGGCCGAGGAGGAGGGGCTTCCGCCACGCATCCAGGACGCGGGGGATTTCGCCCGCCGTCATCACGTCCTGCTGCTACGTCATCCGGAAAGCGGGATCAACGCGGATATCTCCTTGGGCATGCTATCTTTCGAAAAAGAGGCGGTGGAACGCCGCATCGCTTATCAGGCTGGCGAACTCACGATCCGACTTCCCATCCCCTGAAGACCTCATCATCTTTAAGGCTGTGGCACATCGACCTCAGGACTTGCTGGATATTCAGGCCCTTATCAAAGAACTCATCGCAAAAGGGGTGCAAGAAGCGGAGAGGAACGAGGGATTCTTAATGCAAATCAGAACAATCAAATCAGATCTTGGTAGCACTCAGAAATTTGGATAAAATGGGATTGTATTCGGACACCTGCTTCGGGATGGATCCGATGGCCCGGACAGTCGACTGGGGAGGCATCGGGGCGCCCTCGCTATCCTGAGGATCGGCCTTGAAATCCAAACGATCCAATCCAGATGCCATCCCAGTGAGGGAGCGCTCAAGCCCCCTGACGAAGGGAGACGTTCGGGACCTGATGTTGGGGATCCTCGCGAAGGGGACAAATCGGGATGGAAACTTTTTCCTTACACTCGCTGTGGCAGAAGGCGAAAAGAGGAGACTGGATCGTCGGATTGCGGTGGGAGATGCCTGGAGAAGAGCAGCTATGGGAAGCCTGGATCCGCGCGGCCGCCCGCGCCGGGCATCGCCTGCTCTACTTCCGTCAGGACGGCGCGCTCAGCGGGATCCTGCAAGATCTGCCGGGGACCACCCTCGTGGACGCCCCACAGTGGAGCCCCAACCTGCGCGCCCGTCTCCTGGACCTGCTCCCCCGGGAAGGCCCCCTGACGGTGGGGCTATGGGAGGACCTGCAGGGCTTGCTGAGCCAACCGGACCCCTGGGCCGCCTGGGAGATCCTGGAGGCCCTGGATTGGCTCCGGCGGGAGGCTCCGGTGATCTGGTTCACCCTGATCCGAGGGGATCCGGATACGCTGCCGCTCTTCACCCCACCGGTGCCCCTGGCCTCCTTTATAGTGATCCCGCTCACCCTGCCGCCGGATCCTCTCCTGCTAATCCTGGCGCTCCGGGAGGAAGATCCGCGACTTCCTCCCGGCCTTTACCGGCTGGTCTTTGATCCCGAGCCCCGGCTGGAGTTCCTCGCGCACACCTCGGTGAAAGGGCTCCTCCCCTTGTTCGGGATACTGCATCGCCAGCGTCAGCGGCAACACACGCTGGAGCAGCGAATGCGCCTGCTCGCAGCCCTGGCCGAAGGGACGCGGTGGTTGCCGGATCTCCCGGCCTTCCTGAACGTTCTCATCCGGGAGCTGGTGGAGCACCTCGAGGTGGATCGGGGGGCCATCGCCCTCCGGGAGGGGCCGGATCGCCTGCGCATCGTCGCCGAGCACCGGCGGATCGAAGGCCCCTCGGCCCTGGGCGCCGTCATCAACCTGACCGACGATCCTCTCTCCGCCCGTGTCGTGCAGACGCGCCAGCCCCTCGTCCTCAACAAGATCCAGGATCCGGCCCTCTTCGGCGCCTCCGCCCCCCTGCTGCAGCAGCTTGGGATCCGCTCCATTTTGATCGTGCCCATCCCACGGGGGGAAGAGGTCCTCGGCAACATCGGCCTGGACAGCGTCCGCGTGGAGCGCCCGTTCGGGCCGCAGGAGGTCCAGCTGGTTCAAACCATCGCCGAAGGGGTCGCGGGCCTGATCGAAGGGGCGCAGGCCCTGGAGCGACAACAACGCCTGGCCCAGCTCCTCGAGGCCCTGCACCGGATCCTCCGCTCCGCCTTAGAGGTCCAGAACTTTGAGGACTTCCTCCATCAGGTCCTCGCGCAGGCCATGGAGGCCCTGGAGAGCCCCATCGGGGTCCTCTGGGCCGCGGGGAGGCTCAGCGCGCGCGGGATCTCATCCCCCGTCCTCGAGTCCATTGAGGACACCGTCCGAAAGGAGGGGCTCCGCATCACCGAGACCCTTGCAGTGTCGGATCACCGGGAGCTTCCTCCGTCTGCCCTGCGAGACGCCCTCTTGCAGGCGGGCATCCGGGCCTCCCTGAGCGTGCCGATCCGGGCCGGCGAGCGCCCAATCGGCGTCCTGGGCCTGGCCAGCCCGACCCCGCGCCGGTGGAGGCCGGAGGAGATCGCGCTCGCGGAGGCCATCGCGCTGGAGATCGGCCATACCGTTGAGCGCATCCGCTTTGTCCGCCATCTGCGCCTGCTCTATCGCCTGGCGGACGCCCTCAGCGGGTTCCGGGATCTGCATGGGGCGCTGCAGCCGATCTTTGATCTGATCCGGAGCGAGCTGGTGGCGCGTGAGGTGTGCCTGTATCTCCCCGTGGAAGAAGATCCCTCGACGCTGGCCTGCCGGATCCGCTCGGCCTCGGGATCACGATCCGTCTTCCCGGCCCGCATGCGCCGGCATGCCATCCCGGCCCTGGAGCCCATATTCCAGGGCCAGGCCCTCTGGTTCACCGATCCGCCCGGCGCCCCTACCCCCTTTCCCGCCCGATCGCTGGCGCTTCTTCCGTTGAAGCACAAGGGCGAGATCCTGGGGAGCCTGGCCATCGCCTGGGAGAAGCCGACGGTCTTCGATGTGGACACCCGGGAGTTCCTGTTCCGGGTAGCCGCCCTGCTGACCACGGGGGCGCTCAACGAGCGCCTGTGGCGGCAGCTGGAGCGTCGCGCCCGTGAGCTCGAAAGCCTCACGGAGTCCCTGCAACAGGCCCTGAAGCTCCGCGAGCAGATGATCCAGAACGTCTCCCATGAGCTGCGGACCCCCCTGGCGATCCTTCAGGGATACATCGAGCTCATGCGGGAGGAAGCTTTGGGCCCTCTGACGTCGGAGCAACATGAGGCGCTGGAGGTGATGCAGGAGCGGTTAAATGGGCTCATTCGGTATGTGGAGCTCCTCCTCACCCTTCAGGAGATCCAGGCCGGCGCGCGGTCGCTGAACATCCTGGATCTCCGGGAGCTGGTGCGGGAGGCATGCCGGGCGTATCAGAGCCGCCTCGATCCCCAACGCCATGCCCTCCGGGTTCACCTGCCGGATCATCCGGTCTGGGTGATGGGGGAAGGGGAGCGCCTGCTCCTGACCCTCACCGAGCTCCTGGAGAACGCGGTCAAATTCTCCCCGGCGGGGGGGACGATCCAGGTCTCCCTCGCCGTGCAGGGGCCGGAAGCCCTTCTGGAAGTGCGCGATGAGGGGATCGGCATCCCTGCCGAAGCCATCTCCCGGGTGTTTGAGCCCTTCTATCAGGTCAACGGGGGCACGACCCGGAAGTTCGGAGGGATGGGAATTGGGCTGACAGTGGTGAAGCAGGTCGTCGAGGCGCATCAGGGTCGCGTGGAGATCGAGAGCGCGGTCGGTCAGGGCACGCGCGTCCTCCTGCGCCTGCCCATCGTGATCCCATGATCCGGGCGGCCGAACCGGTCGCCCCGGCGATCCCCCGGCCCCGGGCGAGGACCCGGGGCCACCTCTTAGGGCTTTCCAGTTTCTCCGCATGCAGGGCAACTGCTTGCAGTTGCCCTACATAAAAATTCTGGAAGGCCCCGGCCACCTCCCCTGGATGTGAGCGAAAGCACCCGGGAGACCTGACGGTCGACACCCCTACCCGGACCGATCCGGGTGTATACTTCGCGGAAAAAAGATAACCGGGATGAACCTTCTCGGCCCCGGGCGGGGCCGTTGGCAGCCCAAGCGAAGAGGGAGGTTTCCCATGGCCCGACCGATGGTGACGGTGGACGGGAACGAGGCCGCCGCCAACGTGGCCTATCAGCTGAGCGAGGTGATCGCCATTTATCCGATCACCCCCTCCTCCCCGATGGGGGAGCTGGCGGATGAATGGGCGGCGAAGGGACGCCCCAATCTGTGGGGGACGGTGCCGAAGGTGATCGAGATGCAGAGCGAGGGCGGGGCCGCTGGGGCCATCCATGGGGCCATCCAGACCGGCGCCCTGGCCACCACCTTCACGGCCTCCCAGGGCCTGCTGCTGATGATCCCCAACATGTATAAAATCGCCGGGGAGCTCACCCCCCTGGTGATCCACGTGGCCGCCCGCACCATCGCCACCCACGCCCTCTCCATCTTCGGGGATCACAGCGACGTGATGGCCGCGCGGCAGACCGGGTTCGCCATCCTGGCCTCGGGCTCGGTCCAGGAGGCCCAGGATCTGGCTCTCATCGCCCACGCGGCGACCCTGGAGTCCCGCGTCCCCTTCCTCCATTTCTTCGACGGTTTCCGCACCTCTCACGAGATCAACAAGATCGAGCTGCTCACCCCGGAGGACCTGCGGGCGATGATCGATGAGGAATGGATCCGCGCCCACCGGGCCCGGGCCCTCTCGCCGGATCATCCCTTCATCCGGGGCACCGCCCACAACCCCGACACGTATTTCCAGGCCCGGGAGGCGGTCAACCCTTACTACCTGGCCTGCCCCACCATCGTCCAGAACGCCATGGACCGCCTCGCCCGCCTGGTCGGACGTCACTACCATCTCTTCGACTATGTGGGGGACCCGGAGGCGGAGCGGGTGATCGTGCTCATGGGCTCGGGGGCGGAGGTAGCGCATGAGACCGTGGAGTATCTCAACGCCCGGGGCGAGCGGGTGGGGGTCATCAAGGTTCGGCTTTACCGCCCCTTCTCGGTGGAGCATTTCATCCGGGCCTTGCCGCCCACCGTGAAGGCCATCGCCGTGCTGGATCGGACGAAGGAGCCGGGCAGCGCGGGGGAGCCCCTCTACCTGGATGTGGTGACCGCGGTGGAGGAGGCCATGGCCTCGGGCCTCGCCCCCTTCCGGGAGATGCCGCGGATCATCGGGGGGCGCTACGGGCTCTCCTCCAAGGAGTTCACCCCGGCCATGGTCAAGGCCGTCTTCGACGAGCTGGCGAAGGACCGCCCGCGGAACCACTTCACGGTGGGCATCTACGACGATGTGACCCACACCAGCCTGGAGTTCGATCCCTCGTTCTCCACCGAGGACCCGGAGACGGTGCGGGCGGTCTTCTACGGCCTGGGGGCCGACGGCACGGTGAGCGCCAACAAGAACTCCATTAAGATCATCGGGGACGAGACCGATTACTACGCCCAGGGCTACTTCGTCTACGACTCCAAGAAGTCCGGCTCGGTGACGGTCTCGCACCTGCGCTTCGGGCCGCGGCCCATCCGCTCCTCCTACCTGATCCGCCGCGCCAACTTCGTGGCCTGCCATCAGTTCAACTTCCTGGAGCGCATGGATGTGCTGCAGGTTGCCGAGCCGGGGGCGATCTTCCTGCTCAACAGCCCCTATGGGCCGGACGAAGTGTGGGACCACCTCCCCCGTTCGGTCCAGCAGGCGATCATCGAGAAGAACCTCCGCTTCTACGTGGTGGACGCCTACCGCATCGCGCGGGAGCACGGGCTGGGGCCGCGCATCAACACCATCCTGCAGACCTGCTTCTTCGCCCTGACGAACATCCTGCCCCTGGAGCAGGCGGTAGCGAAGATCAAGGAGGCCATCGTCAAGACCTACGGCAAGCGGGGCGAAGCCATCGTGGAGAAGAACTTCGCGGCGGTGGATGCCGCCCTGCAGCATCTCCATGAGGTGAAGGTCCCCAACCGGGTCACCAGCACCTTCGACCGTCGGCCGCCCGTGCCGCCGGAGGCGCCGGAGTTCGTGCAGCGGGTGA is drawn from Thermoflexus hugenholtzii and contains these coding sequences:
- a CDS encoding immune inhibitor A domain-containing protein, with the protein product MTRTGIIRWFFLALVLGGLCGRGGVPGPTPTPTIPATAPWGTPTPAGTPDATETLRALLQADPPVRDLRDLAVRYLGLPPDTPETACRPERDLPLGARRAFLASNNDTNETFTVTAVLREKTPHAYLWVEEGRTVDPADLRAAAEIFEQRTYPTVREFFGSEWTPGVDCDPHLFILHAGGLGGVAGYYASKDEFPRAVRTDSNEAEMFYINLDSVSVNSDFYHGVLAHEFQHMIHWYHDRNEETWLNEGASELAAFLSGYDVGGFESAFLGQPDTQLNTWGTQEEGNAEHYGAAFLFLEYFLERFGEEATRRLVAHPENGLEAVDAVLRERGAGEDADAFFLEWVAANFLDHAEPPSGPRYRALQLPEPRRAVRVNRLPQEIRDTVFPYATDYIELPAGRTLALSFRGSSVLPLVAASPFEGRRFWYAVRGDDSNPRLTRIVDLRGVPRATLRYRIWYDLEEGWDYAYVSVSTDGGQRWTMLRTPSGTDANPNHNNLGWGYTGVSGGGERPRWITETVDLTPYAGQVIRLRFEVVTDDAVNRPGVALDAIEIPEIGLRDGAEEEAGWEAEGWARVAPEVPVRFVLQVLRLRRDGEARVERLPLRPDGTGEGLVEAGPDRRVVLAISALARFTTEPAPYTLRIALPQIVGGWH
- a CDS encoding GAF domain-containing protein — protein: MPGEEQLWEAWIRAAARAGHRLLYFRQDGALSGILQDLPGTTLVDAPQWSPNLRARLLDLLPREGPLTVGLWEDLQGLLSQPDPWAAWEILEALDWLRREAPVIWFTLIRGDPDTLPLFTPPVPLASFIVIPLTLPPDPLLLILALREEDPRLPPGLYRLVFDPEPRLEFLAHTSVKGLLPLFGILHRQRQRQHTLEQRMRLLAALAEGTRWLPDLPAFLNVLIRELVEHLEVDRGAIALREGPDRLRIVAEHRRIEGPSALGAVINLTDDPLSARVVQTRQPLVLNKIQDPALFGASAPLLQQLGIRSILIVPIPRGEEVLGNIGLDSVRVERPFGPQEVQLVQTIAEGVAGLIEGAQALERQQRLAQLLEALHRILRSALEVQNFEDFLHQVLAQAMEALESPIGVLWAAGRLSARGISSPVLESIEDTVRKEGLRITETLAVSDHRELPPSALRDALLQAGIRASLSVPIRAGERPIGVLGLASPTPRRWRPEEIALAEAIALEIGHTVERIRFVRHLRLLYRLADALSGFRDLHGALQPIFDLIRSELVAREVCLYLPVEEDPSTLACRIRSASGSRSVFPARMRRHAIPALEPIFQGQALWFTDPPGAPTPFPARSLALLPLKHKGEILGSLAIAWEKPTVFDVDTREFLFRVAALLTTGALNERLWRQLERRARELESLTESLQQALKLREQMIQNVSHELRTPLAILQGYIELMREEALGPLTSEQHEALEVMQERLNGLIRYVELLLTLQEIQAGARSLNILDLRELVREACRAYQSRLDPQRHALRVHLPDHPVWVMGEGERLLLTLTELLENAVKFSPAGGTIQVSLAVQGPEALLEVRDEGIGIPAEAISRVFEPFYQVNGGTTRKFGGMGIGLTVVKQVVEAHQGRVEIESAVGQGTRVLLRLPIVIP
- the nifJ gene encoding pyruvate:ferredoxin (flavodoxin) oxidoreductase, which produces MARPMVTVDGNEAAANVAYQLSEVIAIYPITPSSPMGELADEWAAKGRPNLWGTVPKVIEMQSEGGAAGAIHGAIQTGALATTFTASQGLLLMIPNMYKIAGELTPLVIHVAARTIATHALSIFGDHSDVMAARQTGFAILASGSVQEAQDLALIAHAATLESRVPFLHFFDGFRTSHEINKIELLTPEDLRAMIDEEWIRAHRARALSPDHPFIRGTAHNPDTYFQAREAVNPYYLACPTIVQNAMDRLARLVGRHYHLFDYVGDPEAERVIVLMGSGAEVAHETVEYLNARGERVGVIKVRLYRPFSVEHFIRALPPTVKAIAVLDRTKEPGSAGEPLYLDVVTAVEEAMASGLAPFREMPRIIGGRYGLSSKEFTPAMVKAVFDELAKDRPRNHFTVGIYDDVTHTSLEFDPSFSTEDPETVRAVFYGLGADGTVSANKNSIKIIGDETDYYAQGYFVYDSKKSGSVTVSHLRFGPRPIRSSYLIRRANFVACHQFNFLERMDVLQVAEPGAIFLLNSPYGPDEVWDHLPRSVQQAIIEKNLRFYVVDAYRIAREHGLGPRINTILQTCFFALTNILPLEQAVAKIKEAIVKTYGKRGEAIVEKNFAAVDAALQHLHEVKVPNRVTSTFDRRPPVPPEAPEFVQRVTARLIAGEGDLLPVSAFPPDGTWPSGTSKWEKRNIAQEIPVWEPDLCIQCGKCVMVCPHSVIRAKVYDPALLAEAPPTFKHAPARWREFKDMVYTLQVSPEDCTGCALCVEVCPAKDKSDVSRKAINMRPQAPLREAERRNWEFFLQLPEVDRLRVNVGQVKDVQLLEPLFEFSGACAGCGETPYLSLLTRLFGDRLVIANATGCSSIYGGNLPTTPWTYNREGRGPAWSNSLFEDNAEFGLGMRLSLDKQREYAMELLKRLSAQIGEALVEELLNADQSTEEGIRAQRERVGLLKARLQALPDSPEVRNLLTVADALVRKSVWIIGGDGWAYDIGYGGLDHVLASGYDVNILVLDTEVYSNTGGQMSKATPRGAVAKFAAGGKRGPKKDLALMAISYGNVYVARVAMGANDTHTVKAFLEADSYEGPSLIIAYSHCIAHGYDLRYGMEQQKRAVLSGYWPLIRYDPRRLREGLNPLQIDSRPPSIPLSEYMYNETRFTMLVHSRPEIAEELLEEAEEEIRLRWRVYEALAQMPVNGRNGRA